The following nucleotide sequence is from Salvia miltiorrhiza cultivar Shanhuang (shh) chromosome 7, IMPLAD_Smil_shh, whole genome shotgun sequence.
AATAATGTGTGATATATTTGATTaagatttttattaatttattagatatcaatACCATGGataagatatataaaaaaaatattacgcTATATCACACCTCACAAATGCGATATCAATAGCAAATAACAaatcattattttataaaaagacTTTAATTTTTTAAGCAAATAACATACTCTTTTCGTCTCACTTTAAGTGTCTTGTTTATTTTCGTCATGATTATTTAGGAAAcgttaattagattattaagtgGTGTAGTGTGGAGTTGAAAAAGTGATGTGGATTCTAaattattttcactttttgtaattagttttttttataagaaaataagatatttgaagtgggacaatttaaaaataaaaataaaaaaataaaacacttAAAatggaacagagggagtattaaggtgatatatataagtatttactACAACCATAGCAAACCACCcctataatgtattgaaatttgaATGAAATTTACATTTTGTGAACTCATTAGTATTTGAACCTTATCTCCTTATCTATAACGCATTTCGAGCTATAGTTGATTTCTTTTGACCCAAAAAAACGAAGGGAATAACAATGAAGATATCATTTAAAATGCATAATCTAGTATAGATGTTATGTCTGAATAAGATACGGTGACATAAAATCcttaataaatttacaacaaatacacgataaaataacataaatatagAATAAATCACGAGTGACGCGAGACTATTATAGAGCAGAACTCAAAACGCAATGCAGCTTACAGAAAAATGATGCTTTTTTCACACGATCTCTTTATATACATGCATTTATGATACGTTTTTGCATTAGATCtcgttttttattattaaaatccCTCATATTTTGTTAAACATTGAAATgcaaataaggaaacaaattgGTGCTTAAATGTCCACCAATGTAGCAACAATGATAGAAGTGAATACGATTCTGTttatttattgataattaatctatatataatataaaagatgtgttttttagagtcaattaatataattttttttattatcaattaatctaactcataaataatgaattttgataattaaataataaaatttcaaaaataaatgtatatctgTGTTACTGTGTACGGTAGGAAGATGTACTAAATTGAAATTAATAagcaattttaattaatttaggcagcagcagcagtagcAGCAACCGTCTCCCTTGTTTCTCTCTGTTTTGTCTCTTTCATCCCTTCTCTCTCCTCACTCCTCACTCACTCGCCCCTCAAAAAATCCTCGCTTTTCTCCTCCACCTTCCCTTTTCCTTTCATCCTTTTCCCATCAAGAATCTCTAAACCCACAAAGAAACCTTTCACTCCCCACCCTTTTTCTCTGCTAGGGTTTTCATTTTCAGGCAATGCCGACCTCCTCGCTCCGTTTCTGAGCTACTCCCATTTTGCCAAAATGCCGTTGAAAATGGGGAAAAATGCTGTTATGCTGCTTTTCACTCTTGTGCTCCTCTTTGGCGGCGTGTGCTGCATTTCTGCTCCTTCCTCACCTGCCAGTAAGTGTGTCTGTACCGACACgcattgtgtgtgtgtgagagagagaaagagagagttctAGAATTTTCTCTCATTTGATCTGTTCtgaaactttttcttttttcggcACAGGAATTGTTAATGGAGTTTTCTCGAACGCATTTTCGATGCTGATGAAATGGGTTCTATCGCTCAAGGCCACAACTAAGACTGGTAAGGATCGGATTCTGATTATATTcctttttccctctctcctACAGTGTTTGAAAAAATCTAGTGGTTTTGGTGATGGCGATGGACGTTGTCTTGCAGCCATTTCGGGGCGTCCGATGATGAAGTTCGAGGGCGGCTACAATGTGGAGACCGTGTTTGACGGCAGCAAGCTCGGAATTGAGCCCTACGCCGTCGAAGTCTTGCCAGATGGCGACCTCCTCATTTTGGATTCCGCCAACAGTAATCTCTACAAGATTGCTTCATCCTTGTCATTGTGTGAGTTCCGTTTTATTTGTTAACTGTTTATGCTGAAACTGGATCGAACCTTTACATGGATGATGTATTGTTTTTAGCTGCAATTTGTTGATAATAATGGTTATTTTGTTAGATTGATGAATGCTTGTAATTctgattttgtgtttttgtgaTTTATGTGTATACATTTTGTTTCATGAAATCAACTTCGATTTTTGTGCATAAACAGGAAAGTTTTCATTGTTTTTGATTGTTCAATTGCATAAACACACTGTATGCCCTTGATTGCGATTGGAGCTCCTCTTGTTAGCAGTTTCGATTATTGGGATCTGGTTTTCCTTGTTGGTGTGAAGACTCACTTCCGTAGTTTTGGTTATTTCAGACAGCAGGCCGAGGCTGGTTTCAGGGTCGGGAGACGGATACTATGGACATGTGGATGGGAAACTGAGGGAAGCAAGAATGAATCATCCGAAGGGGCTTACCGTTGATGACAGAGGAAATATTTACATTGCTGACACGGATAATATGGCAATCCGGAAGATAAGTGATACAGGTAATTTGAGATGAGAGGATACTCCTTCAGCAGTCATTGCATCTAATTGCTGGCTTCACAATATCTTTTGCAATGTGAAATCAACTACAAGTAATTTGGATGTGTTATTCAGTTGTTTCGTGGATTCTTGAATCACCAATAGAACATATTCTTGATTGTTTCTTGATTTTGCTGTGGTTTTTTTCAGGGGTCACAACAATCGCAGGGGGAAAACGAGTTCGTGGAGGTGGACACTTGGATGGACCAAGTGAAGATGCAAAGTTTTCAAATGATTTTGATGTGGTGTATCTTGGAAGTAGCTGCTCCCTCCTTGTTATTGATCGTGGAAACAAGGCAATTAGGGAGATTCAACTCAATTTTGATGACTGTGCTTATCAGTATGGAAGTGGCTTCCCCCTAGGTAAAATCTACAATAGTATGGTTATGTTACATTGAGTTAAAATATAAAACACTTATttaacttttttctttctttcgttCTTTCAGGAATTGCTGTGCTTGTAGCAGCTGGTTTCTTTGGTTACATGCTGGCTTTGCTTCAACGCAGGGTTGGCTTGATTGTATCTTCTGAAAATGTGAGTCGTCATCCACTTTCTGCTTCACACTTCATCTCCGAGAAAATTGCATCTAATTATTCTTATGGTGAGTATTGTTGGCAATGTGTGCAAAGAAGAGAGAAACATGATTATCAGTCTTTGTTTTGCATTGATTTGATGATCGGGTAACAGTTGTGTTATACGTACTGCTTCACTTCTTCATTTGGTAACAGTATGATCTCATTTGCTCTTGAAGGATCAGGAAGCCATGAATgagagttttcctcaaagtcaaTATCAGAAGCCATTAAAATCGATGGTGAGGCCACCACTAATTCCATCTGAAGATGAGCAGGAAAAGCAAGAAGAAAGCTTTTTGGGGTCTTTGGGGAGGCTGGTGGCGCAAACCGGAGAATCTGCTGCAGAGATTCTTGGAGGAGTGTTTCCCATGTTCAAGAAGAAACAACCGAACCCTCAATATCAGATCCAACATCCTTACCAACAGCAGCTCAAGTATTCAAATGCTTGGCCTGTGCAGGAGAGCTACGTTATACCACATGAAGACGAGCCCCCCTCCATTGAAACCAGAGCTCCCACTCCTAAGAAGACGTATGCCTTTATGACAAAGGACTCTGAGAAAATGCAGCAGCTTAGGCAAAGCCGGGCCTTCTATTCGGGATGGGATGGCGATATTCAGAAACAGCAGCAGCAAACCAAGAAACAGCAACATCATCATCAGTATCGCGCATCACCAGCTCAGACCTACTATGAGCAAAGCCGTGAGACGACAAATGAGATAGTTTTTGGAGCCGTACAAGAGCAAGACAAAAGGAGAGAAACTGTGGTGATCAAGCCCCTAGACCATGGTGTTCCTCTTTACGATCATCAAAACATTCGGTCTCGACCCGGCTACAATCATGGACGTTGATCACTTTTGCACACAGCTGTTGTTTGATTTGATCAAATTCAAGATTACTTGCCAATGGGAGCCAATTGAGAGGTTTGAGGTATAGCTAGATGCAAGATTACAGTATTAGTACATCTTCTTTGAGAGTGGAATCTGTTTATTGAAGTAGGATAGCGCAAAGTTTACCAATTGCTATTTCTGTTGTAGCGAagttaatttaaattttcttctCAGTAACTaaaatttactttatttattaaGCAAACAACCACCACTTGGAAGAAACTTCTCAGCTGGAGTTAAAATCAGTGTTTATTAGTCAAGTTGTTGGGGGTTGTCAGCAGATCCAATGTTGCTAAATAATTTGATATTGCTTGAAATGAATATAATATGAGTGGTGAGCTACATTGAACTAGGCAGATACAGACATCcagtttaataaaaatattttgtgcaagAATGTCTGGAGACTTTATATCTCacatttctttaatttattccaGTTGAGTGGACTGTTGCTCCAATGTGAGGATCCAAGGCACGTGGTCACGTGACCATGTAACGGCAAATTATTAGAAGCTGTTATAGCCAGATCACAATTTGGATTTATCTCAGTTTTCTCCATGTTCTTGGAATGTtatgagtgagagagagagataccaaGACAAGCCAAGAGCTGCCACAATACATTTTGAAGCATCTGCTGCAATGGAAACAAGCATTCCACGGTTATATCCTACTTATATATTTagggcccgtttgattttcagtattggattaatcaagatataaattatcctaataatttagtgtggattagtcatgatttctaattTCAGATGAGTGTTTGATATCATTagtaattaatcccaaaaagcgtttggtatccattgaaataaGTTGGATTAACgtatcaaatacctaaattagtagcctatcgagggggtggaataattagtgtgggttaatcccattggggaggtgggataattagtgtgggttaatcccacaaaataagctagggtcttaggataaacctggagttgaccatattagtaacacataatatcaaacactacataaatccatattaatttaacttatcctgcttttaaacccatatcaaacaggcccttacTACAAGGATGAAAATGAGACATAGCGGGTATTTCATCTTTGCCTTACGACACCCAACCTGCAATCTGGCGACGCAAAGGAATCGACTCTAAGAGCTTCACCTTCAAAATTAGCTAGATTTGCCTTTATCATACCATCTATCGTTTTGTGCTCATACGTGCTTTCTCTTCCCTCTTCTCGCACGACCATTTCATCTGCATTCACGGGTGCCATCAGAAGCCCTTCGTCAAAAGTGAGCAGATCTTTCAGCTGATCTGCTACCCGTTGTGAGATGActctactactactactactgcCGTTGCTGCTACTAGTATTACACACTTCATCCATGTCCAATAAAGACACAATTTTTCTACAACTAGCACGAGATTCTAGTG
It contains:
- the LOC130993661 gene encoding uncharacterized protein LOC130993661 isoform X2, translating into MPLKMGKNAVMLLFTLVLLFGGVCCISAPSSPARIVNGVFSNAFSMLMKWVLSLKATTKTAISGRPMMKFEGGYNVETVFDGSKLGIEPYAVEVLPDGDLLILDSANSNLYKIASSLSLYSRPRLVSGSGDGYYGHVDGKLREARMNHPKGLTVDDRGNIYIADTDNMAIRKISDTGVTTIAGGKRVRGGGHLDGPSEDAKFSNDFDVVYLGSSCSLLVIDRGNKAIREIQLNFDDCAYQYGSGFPLGIAVLVAAGFFGYMLALLQRRVGLIVSSENEAMNESFPQSQYQKPLKSMVRPPLIPSEDEQEKQEESFLGSLGRLVAQTGESAAEILGGVFPMFKKKQPNPQYQIQHPYQQQLKYSNAWPVQESYVIPHEDEPPSIETRAPTPKKTYAFMTKDSEKMQQLRQSRAFYSGWDGDIQKQQQQTKKQQHHHQYRASPAQTYYEQSRETTNEIVFGAVQEQDKRRETVVIKPLDHGVPLYDHQNIRSRPGYNHGR
- the LOC130993661 gene encoding uncharacterized protein LOC130993661 isoform X1 → MPLKMGKNAVMLLFTLVLLFGGVCCISAPSSPARIVNGVFSNAFSMLMKWVLSLKATTKTAISGRPMMKFEGGYNVETVFDGSKLGIEPYAVEVLPDGDLLILDSANSNLYKIASSLSLYSRPRLVSGSGDGYYGHVDGKLREARMNHPKGLTVDDRGNIYIADTDNMAIRKISDTGVTTIAGGKRVRGGGHLDGPSEDAKFSNDFDVVYLGSSCSLLVIDRGNKAIREIQLNFDDCAYQYGSGFPLGIAVLVAAGFFGYMLALLQRRVGLIVSSENDQEAMNESFPQSQYQKPLKSMVRPPLIPSEDEQEKQEESFLGSLGRLVAQTGESAAEILGGVFPMFKKKQPNPQYQIQHPYQQQLKYSNAWPVQESYVIPHEDEPPSIETRAPTPKKTYAFMTKDSEKMQQLRQSRAFYSGWDGDIQKQQQQTKKQQHHHQYRASPAQTYYEQSRETTNEIVFGAVQEQDKRRETVVIKPLDHGVPLYDHQNIRSRPGYNHGR